A genomic region of Burkholderia humptydooensis contains the following coding sequences:
- the tssJ gene encoding type VI secretion system lipoprotein TssJ: protein MRPTTIATALAFALACAACASGAARPKEPVRLDLAVNAALTVNPDDRSRPAPIVVSVYELKTDGAFNAADFFTLQDKDKTVLADDLLARERFQLRPGERRTIRRNADPAAGALGVVAAYRDLPNSVWRAVYPLPAARDAAWYRLSSPKLRLTIDLDTHAIRITETGK from the coding sequence ATGCGTCCGACCACCATCGCTACCGCCCTCGCGTTCGCGCTCGCGTGTGCCGCGTGCGCGAGCGGCGCGGCCAGGCCGAAGGAGCCGGTGCGGCTCGACCTCGCCGTGAACGCCGCGCTCACAGTCAATCCGGACGACCGGAGCCGGCCGGCCCCGATCGTCGTGAGCGTCTACGAGCTGAAGACCGACGGCGCGTTCAACGCCGCCGATTTCTTCACGCTGCAGGACAAGGACAAGACCGTGCTCGCCGACGATCTGCTCGCGCGCGAGCGCTTCCAGTTGCGCCCGGGCGAGCGCCGGACGATCCGGCGCAACGCCGATCCGGCGGCGGGCGCGCTCGGCGTCGTCGCCGCGTACCGCGACCTGCCGAATTCGGTGTGGCGCGCGGTCTATCCGCTGCCGGCCGCGCGGGATGCCGCGTGGTATCGCCTCTCGTCGCCGAAGCTGAGGCTGACCATCGACCTCGACACGCACGCGATCAGGATCACCGAAACGGGAAAATGA
- a CDS encoding Hcp family type VI secretion system effector translates to MAQDIFLKIDGINGESLDDSHKDEIEVLNWNWEIQQESTMHTGSGGGAGKASVKDLAFEHAIDRASPNLMKYALTGKHVDQAVLVMRKAGGNPLEYLKLTMSDVIVTRVRPSGSRDDTERSRETVSLSFAKVKQEYVVQNAQGGSGGAVTTSFDIKGNKEA, encoded by the coding sequence ATGGCGCAGGACATTTTTCTGAAGATCGACGGCATCAACGGCGAATCCCTCGACGACAGTCACAAGGACGAGATCGAAGTCCTGAACTGGAACTGGGAAATCCAGCAGGAATCGACGATGCACACGGGCAGCGGCGGCGGCGCCGGCAAGGCGAGCGTCAAGGATCTCGCGTTCGAGCATGCGATCGACCGCGCGAGCCCCAACCTGATGAAGTACGCGCTGACCGGCAAGCACGTCGACCAGGCGGTGCTCGTGATGCGCAAGGCGGGCGGCAATCCGCTCGAATACCTGAAGCTCACGATGAGCGACGTGATCGTCACGCGCGTGAGGCCGTCGGGCAGCCGCGACGATACCGAGCGCAGCCGCGAGACGGTGTCGCTGTCGTTCGCGAAGGTGAAGCAGGAGTACGTCGTGCAGAACGCGCAGGGCGGCAGCGGCGGCGCCGTCACGACGAGCTTCGACATCAAGGGCAACAAGGAAGCCTGA